The following are encoded together in the Corticium candelabrum chromosome 1, ooCorCand1.1, whole genome shotgun sequence genome:
- the LOC134185330 gene encoding uncharacterized protein LOC134185330 isoform X2 codes for MLRRLIKVRYTTDLRRIATVAVGGVAQKSRGQDVAEAETKSFSDFLTDKFGRQHNYLRISLTERCNLRCQYCMPEEGVELTPQMEVLTSDEIVKLASLFVEQGVDKIRLTGGEPTIRKDIIDLVGWLKGISGVETLAMTTNGLTIARHLPRLKAAGLNLLNISLDTLLPAKFEFITRRKGWSRVMQSIDKAIEVGFQPVKVNCVVMKGLNDDELCDFVELTKSKEVDVRFIEYMPFDGNKWNHSKFVSYADQLDKIRSHFPDIYRLQDAANDTSKAFKVPGYKGQVGFITSMSKNFCGSCNRLRLTADGNLKVCLFGASEISLRDALRSGMSDSDLLELIGCAVKRKKARHAGMFTLSQMKNRPMILIGDAVRSLVGVCVAVDVLLFSQWLNVLSEKRKSRSAGLWSRSVIPYSTELYGLNSWCRRMFNSSSFRSLCKTTLTHVNSEGLARMVDVMDKPVSERVAVAEAIVELGEEAYVAIKDNEVKKGNVLSVAQLAGIQGAKWTSHLIPLCHDVGLTHADVSVELIDDHYAVRIIASARANDKTGVEMEALTSAAVAALTVYDMCKSISKGIVIRKVRLVKKTGGQTGDYNGDDHVDNV; via the exons ATGCTTCGCCGTCTAATCAAAGTTCGATATACGACAGACTTACGGCGAATCGCAACGGTTGCAGTAGGTGGAGTAGCGCAAAAGTCCCGTGGTCAG GACGTGGCCGAGGCTGAAACGAAATCCTTTTCAGACTTTCTCACAGACAAATTTGGACGTCAGCACAACTACCTACGCATTTCACTGACGGAAAGATGCAATCTGCGAT GTCAATATTGTATGCCAGAGGAAGGAGTGGAACTTACACCGCAAATGGAGGTTTTGACTTCCGATGAAATAGTGAAGCTTGCGTCTCTGTTTGTTGAGCAAGGTGTCGATAAGATTCGACTGACTGGTGGAGAGCCGACAATACGAAAAGACATTATTGATCTAGTTG GGTGGTTGAAAGGGATCTCCGGAGTAGAAACACTTGCTATGACGACAAACGGACTAACTATAGCAAGGCACTTGCCTCGTTTGAAAGCAGCTGGGTTGAACTTGCTCAACATAAGCTTGGACACGCTATTGCCGGCAAAATTTGAGTTTATCACACGAAGGAAGG GATGGTCCAGAGTGATGCAAAGTATTGACAAAGCGATTGAAGTAGGATTTCAGCCAGTGAAG GTGAATTGTGTCGTTATGAAAGGATTAAATGATGACGAACTGTGCGATTTTGTGGAACTGACAAAGAGCAAG GAAGTCGACGTACGCTTTATTGAATACATGCCGTTTGATG GGAACAAGTGGAATCATAGCAAATTTGTCAGCTACGCCGACCAACTTGACAAAATTAGATCACACTTTCCCGATATTTATCGTTTACAAGATGCTGCTAATGATACATCAAAG GCGTTCAAAGTGCCCGGTTATAAAGGACAAGTGGGGTTCATAACATCGATGAGCAAGAACTTTTGTGGCTCGTGCAATCGTCTCCGACTGACTGCTGATGGTAACTTAAAG gtgtgtttgtttggagCGTCAGAAATATCACTTAGAGATGCTCTAAGGTCCGGAATGTCTGACAGTGATTTACTGGAGTTGATAGGATGTGCTGTCAAGAGAAAGAAAGCCCGGCATGCTG GAATGTTTACATTGTCACAAATGAAGAATCGTCCTATGATTCTTATCG GTGATGCAGTGAGGAGTTTGGTGGGTGTTTGTGTGGCTGTAGATGTATTGTTATTTTCTCAATGGTTGAATGTGTTGTCTGAGAAGAGGAAGAGTCGGTCTGCTGGTCTGTGGAGTCGTTCTGTCATTCCGTACTCCACCGAGCTTTATGGTCTTAACTCATGGTGTCGTCGTATGTTCAACTCTTCTTCATTCCGTAGTCTGTGCAAGACAACTCTCACTCATGTCAATAGCGAAGGACTGGCTCGGATGGTGGATGTGATGGACAAACCTGTAAGCGAAAGAGTGGCTGTTGCTGAGGCAATCGTTGAATTGGGAGAGGAGGCATATGTAGCTATCAAAGACAATGAGGTAAAGAAAGGCAATGTTCTGAGTGTAGCTCAGTTAGCAGGAATTCAGGGTGCCAAGTGGACATCTCATCTTATCCCACTGTGTCACGATGTCGGCCTCACTCATGCTGATGTCAGTGTAGAACTTATTGATGACCACTACGCGGTTAGGATAATTGCTTCGGCAAGAGCTAATGACAAGACGGGTGTAGAAATGGAAGCACTGACTTCTGCTGCTGTCGCGGCGCTGACGGTTTATGACATGTGCAAGTCGATATCAAAAGGGATTGTCATCAGGAAGGTGAGGTTGGTGAAGAAGACTGGTGGTCAGACAGGTGACTATAATGGTGATGACCATGTCGATAATGTGTAA
- the LOC134185330 gene encoding uncharacterized protein LOC134185330 isoform X1: MLRRLIKVRYTTDLRRIATVAVGGVAQKSRGQDVAEAETKSFSDFLTDKFGRQHNYLRISLTERCNLRCQYCMPEEGVELTPQMEVLTSDEIVKLASLFVEQGVDKIRLTGGEPTIRKDIIDLVGWLKGISGVETLAMTTNGLTIARHLPRLKAAGLNLLNISLDTLLPAKFEFITRRKGWSRVMQSIDKAIEVGFQPVKVNCVVMKGLNDDELCDFVELTKSKVSEDMTVRWKIAALFVRQEVDVRFIEYMPFDGNKWNHSKFVSYADQLDKIRSHFPDIYRLQDAANDTSKAFKVPGYKGQVGFITSMSKNFCGSCNRLRLTADGNLKVCLFGASEISLRDALRSGMSDSDLLELIGCAVKRKKARHAGMFTLSQMKNRPMILIGDAVRSLVGVCVAVDVLLFSQWLNVLSEKRKSRSAGLWSRSVIPYSTELYGLNSWCRRMFNSSSFRSLCKTTLTHVNSEGLARMVDVMDKPVSERVAVAEAIVELGEEAYVAIKDNEVKKGNVLSVAQLAGIQGAKWTSHLIPLCHDVGLTHADVSVELIDDHYAVRIIASARANDKTGVEMEALTSAAVAALTVYDMCKSISKGIVIRKVRLVKKTGGQTGDYNGDDHVDNV, from the exons ATGCTTCGCCGTCTAATCAAAGTTCGATATACGACAGACTTACGGCGAATCGCAACGGTTGCAGTAGGTGGAGTAGCGCAAAAGTCCCGTGGTCAG GACGTGGCCGAGGCTGAAACGAAATCCTTTTCAGACTTTCTCACAGACAAATTTGGACGTCAGCACAACTACCTACGCATTTCACTGACGGAAAGATGCAATCTGCGAT GTCAATATTGTATGCCAGAGGAAGGAGTGGAACTTACACCGCAAATGGAGGTTTTGACTTCCGATGAAATAGTGAAGCTTGCGTCTCTGTTTGTTGAGCAAGGTGTCGATAAGATTCGACTGACTGGTGGAGAGCCGACAATACGAAAAGACATTATTGATCTAGTTG GGTGGTTGAAAGGGATCTCCGGAGTAGAAACACTTGCTATGACGACAAACGGACTAACTATAGCAAGGCACTTGCCTCGTTTGAAAGCAGCTGGGTTGAACTTGCTCAACATAAGCTTGGACACGCTATTGCCGGCAAAATTTGAGTTTATCACACGAAGGAAGG GATGGTCCAGAGTGATGCAAAGTATTGACAAAGCGATTGAAGTAGGATTTCAGCCAGTGAAG GTGAATTGTGTCGTTATGAAAGGATTAAATGATGACGAACTGTGCGATTTTGTGGAACTGACAAAGAGCAAGGTAAGTGAAGATATGACAGTGCGGTGGAAAATTGCAGCATTGTTTGTGAGGCAGGAAGTCGACGTACGCTTTATTGAATACATGCCGTTTGATG GGAACAAGTGGAATCATAGCAAATTTGTCAGCTACGCCGACCAACTTGACAAAATTAGATCACACTTTCCCGATATTTATCGTTTACAAGATGCTGCTAATGATACATCAAAG GCGTTCAAAGTGCCCGGTTATAAAGGACAAGTGGGGTTCATAACATCGATGAGCAAGAACTTTTGTGGCTCGTGCAATCGTCTCCGACTGACTGCTGATGGTAACTTAAAG gtgtgtttgtttggagCGTCAGAAATATCACTTAGAGATGCTCTAAGGTCCGGAATGTCTGACAGTGATTTACTGGAGTTGATAGGATGTGCTGTCAAGAGAAAGAAAGCCCGGCATGCTG GAATGTTTACATTGTCACAAATGAAGAATCGTCCTATGATTCTTATCG GTGATGCAGTGAGGAGTTTGGTGGGTGTTTGTGTGGCTGTAGATGTATTGTTATTTTCTCAATGGTTGAATGTGTTGTCTGAGAAGAGGAAGAGTCGGTCTGCTGGTCTGTGGAGTCGTTCTGTCATTCCGTACTCCACCGAGCTTTATGGTCTTAACTCATGGTGTCGTCGTATGTTCAACTCTTCTTCATTCCGTAGTCTGTGCAAGACAACTCTCACTCATGTCAATAGCGAAGGACTGGCTCGGATGGTGGATGTGATGGACAAACCTGTAAGCGAAAGAGTGGCTGTTGCTGAGGCAATCGTTGAATTGGGAGAGGAGGCATATGTAGCTATCAAAGACAATGAGGTAAAGAAAGGCAATGTTCTGAGTGTAGCTCAGTTAGCAGGAATTCAGGGTGCCAAGTGGACATCTCATCTTATCCCACTGTGTCACGATGTCGGCCTCACTCATGCTGATGTCAGTGTAGAACTTATTGATGACCACTACGCGGTTAGGATAATTGCTTCGGCAAGAGCTAATGACAAGACGGGTGTAGAAATGGAAGCACTGACTTCTGCTGCTGTCGCGGCGCTGACGGTTTATGACATGTGCAAGTCGATATCAAAAGGGATTGTCATCAGGAAGGTGAGGTTGGTGAAGAAGACTGGTGGTCAGACAGGTGACTATAATGGTGATGACCATGTCGATAATGTGTAA